Proteins found in one Pelobacter seleniigenes DSM 18267 genomic segment:
- a CDS encoding 4Fe-4S binding protein produces the protein MSAKAEIEIIERYCKGCSICVEFCPTKVLEMDAFVVKVANADACIACNQCELRCPDFAIKVHKL, from the coding sequence ATGAGCGCGAAAGCGGAAATTGAAATCATCGAAAGGTACTGTAAGGGGTGCAGCATTTGTGTTGAATTCTGCCCCACCAAAGTGCTTGAGATGGACGCATTTGTTGTCAAGGTTGCTAATGCTGATGCATGTATCGCTTGTAATCAGTGTGAGCTGCGTTGCCCTGATTTTGCCATTAAAGTTCATAAGCTGTAA
- the mdh gene encoding malate dehydrogenase produces the protein MARPKIALIGGGQIGGVLAQLCALRELGDVVLFDIVENMPQGKTLDIAEASPVDGFDVNLSGTNDYKDIADAAVVIVTAGLPRKPGMSRDDLIGVNSKIMTSVAEGIRDNAPNAFVIVISNPLDAMVTLCQKVTGFPPERVCGQAGVLDSARFASFIAWELGVSVKDVSAVTLGGHGDTMVPLVRYASVAGIPVMELLEQKYGSKAKAEEVMTAMVERTKGAGGEVVKLLGNGSAFYSPASSAIAMAEAVLKDQKRVLPTCAKLNGEYGVDGYYVGVHCVLGAGGVERILELKLDETEQALMDNSVAAVKGLVDSLNL, from the coding sequence ATGGCGAGACCAAAAATTGCTCTTATCGGTGGTGGACAAATCGGTGGCGTTCTTGCTCAACTCTGCGCATTGCGCGAACTTGGCGATGTCGTTTTATTTGACATCGTTGAAAATATGCCCCAAGGAAAAACCCTGGATATTGCAGAGGCTTCACCGGTTGACGGTTTTGATGTTAACCTGAGCGGGACCAATGACTATAAAGATATCGCAGATGCCGCGGTTGTTATCGTGACTGCCGGATTGCCACGTAAACCGGGAATGAGTCGTGATGATCTGATCGGCGTCAACTCCAAAATCATGACCTCTGTCGCTGAGGGGATTCGCGATAATGCTCCGAATGCTTTTGTCATCGTAATTTCCAATCCTCTGGATGCTATGGTCACCCTGTGTCAGAAAGTGACCGGTTTCCCGCCCGAACGTGTTTGCGGTCAGGCTGGGGTGCTCGATTCTGCTCGTTTTGCCTCCTTTATCGCCTGGGAGTTGGGTGTTTCCGTGAAGGATGTTTCTGCCGTGACTCTCGGCGGACACGGTGATACCATGGTGCCACTGGTCCGTTATGCCAGTGTCGCCGGGATTCCGGTGATGGAATTGCTAGAACAGAAATATGGCAGTAAGGCGAAAGCTGAAGAGGTTATGACTGCCATGGTTGAAAGAACCAAGGGCGCCGGTGGTGAAGTTGTCAAGCTGTTGGGTAACGGAAGTGCTTTTTACAGCCCGGCATCTTCTGCCATTGCTATGGCAGAGGCCGTTCTTAAAGATCAAAAACGAGTTCTGCCGACCTGTGCCAAGTTGAATGGTGAATACGGGGTTGACGGCTATTATGTCGGTGTCCATTGCGTTCTTGGCGCCGGTGGCGTGGAAAGAATTTTGGAACTGAAACTTGATGAGACCGAGCAGGCATTGATGGATAATTCGGTTGCTGCTGTTAAAGGTCTTGTCGACAGTTTGAATCTTTGA
- a CDS encoding NADP-dependent isocitrate dehydrogenase — translation MASKIIWSEIDEAPALATYAFLPVVKAFTKDADIEVETKDISLAGRIIANFPDKLTPEQKIADNLAELGELVKKPEANVIKLPNISASIPQLQAAIKELQSKGYDIPNYPEEATTAEEKALQTRFAKVLGSAVNPVLREGNSDRRAAASVKAFAQKNPHKMMKAWPEVSQCRVAHMEEGDFYASEKSVTMDKADTVRIEFVGSEGVEVLKDKLDLLAGEVLDCSVMNVAALRKFYAETAAEAKEKGVLLSLHLKATMMKVSDPIMFGHCVSVYFKDALEKHASTLKEIGANPNYGLGDILAKLDKLPAAKKAEIEADINACYAEQAALAMVDSRNNITNLHVPNDVIVDASMPNVVRDGGKMWNLQDELQDTIAMVPDRCYATMYREIIEDAKRNGQFDPSTMGSVANVGLMAQKAEEYGSHDKTFEAKADGVIRIVNSAGVTLLEQKVEKGDIYRACQAKDIPIKDWVKLAVNRAKASGEPVVFWLDENRGHDAEIIKKVNKYLPEFSPEGLDIQILPPVEAMKFSLQRVRKGENTIAATGNVLRDYLTDLFPILELGTSARMLSIVPLLAGGGLFETGAGGSAPKHVQQFLKEGHLRWDSLGEYCALVPSFEMIATNTGNSKAAVLAKTLDQGIGKYLENQKLPSRKVNEIDNRGSSFYLALYWAQALAEQNDDVALKSRFESVAKALTKNSAKIDQELLSAQGSPVDVGGYFRPDPVKASQAMRPSATFNAIIDSM, via the coding sequence ATGGCATCTAAGATTATTTGGTCAGAAATTGATGAAGCTCCTGCGTTAGCTACCTATGCGTTTCTTCCCGTTGTTAAAGCTTTTACCAAAGACGCTGATATTGAAGTTGAAACCAAAGATATCTCTCTCGCTGGCAGAATCATTGCCAATTTCCCCGACAAACTGACCCCTGAACAAAAAATCGCGGATAACCTTGCTGAACTTGGTGAGTTGGTGAAGAAGCCGGAGGCGAATGTCATTAAGCTGCCGAATATCAGTGCCTCCATTCCCCAGTTGCAAGCTGCTATCAAGGAATTGCAAAGCAAAGGTTACGACATCCCCAATTATCCCGAAGAGGCCACAACCGCTGAAGAGAAAGCTTTGCAGACCCGTTTTGCGAAGGTTCTCGGTTCCGCTGTCAATCCGGTGCTGCGGGAGGGGAACTCCGATCGCCGGGCTGCTGCTTCCGTTAAGGCGTTCGCACAGAAAAACCCACACAAAATGATGAAGGCTTGGCCCGAGGTTTCTCAGTGCCGCGTCGCGCACATGGAGGAGGGTGATTTCTATGCTTCAGAAAAATCCGTCACCATGGATAAGGCCGATACTGTCAGAATTGAATTCGTCGGGTCTGAAGGGGTAGAGGTTCTTAAAGATAAACTCGACCTGCTGGCAGGGGAGGTCCTTGACTGTTCGGTCATGAATGTAGCCGCATTGCGAAAATTTTACGCTGAGACGGCCGCTGAGGCAAAAGAAAAGGGAGTCTTGCTGTCGTTGCACCTCAAAGCGACTATGATGAAGGTTTCCGATCCGATCATGTTCGGGCATTGTGTGTCGGTTTATTTCAAGGATGCCCTTGAAAAACACGCCTCAACACTCAAGGAAATAGGCGCTAATCCTAATTATGGACTTGGCGACATCCTTGCCAAACTGGACAAACTTCCTGCCGCAAAAAAAGCCGAAATCGAAGCCGATATCAATGCCTGTTATGCTGAGCAGGCTGCTCTTGCCATGGTCGATTCACGTAATAATATTACCAATCTACATGTTCCTAATGATGTCATCGTTGATGCCTCCATGCCGAATGTGGTGCGCGACGGTGGTAAAATGTGGAATCTTCAGGATGAGCTTCAGGATACCATTGCCATGGTTCCGGATCGTTGCTATGCAACCATGTATCGGGAAATCATCGAGGATGCCAAACGCAACGGGCAGTTTGATCCCTCGACCATGGGTAGTGTTGCCAATGTCGGCTTGATGGCACAAAAGGCCGAGGAATACGGCTCTCATGACAAGACTTTTGAAGCCAAGGCCGATGGGGTTATCCGGATTGTCAATTCCGCAGGTGTGACCTTGCTTGAACAAAAGGTCGAAAAAGGGGATATCTATCGTGCTTGCCAAGCCAAAGATATTCCGATCAAGGATTGGGTCAAGCTGGCTGTCAACCGGGCCAAGGCTTCCGGTGAGCCCGTGGTTTTCTGGCTTGATGAAAATCGCGGCCACGATGCTGAAATTATTAAAAAAGTCAATAAATACCTGCCCGAGTTTTCTCCTGAAGGCCTGGATATCCAGATCCTGCCGCCGGTTGAGGCCATGAAGTTCTCTTTACAAAGAGTTCGTAAAGGGGAGAACACCATTGCCGCGACCGGTAACGTATTGCGGGACTATCTTACCGACCTGTTCCCGATTCTAGAGTTAGGGACAAGTGCCCGGATGCTCTCAATCGTACCATTGTTGGCGGGTGGTGGATTGTTTGAAACCGGCGCCGGTGGATCTGCTCCCAAGCATGTTCAGCAGTTTCTTAAAGAGGGCCACCTGCGCTGGGATTCGCTGGGCGAATATTGCGCTCTGGTTCCTTCCTTTGAGATGATTGCCACGAACACCGGTAATTCCAAAGCTGCTGTTTTGGCCAAGACGCTTGATCAGGGGATCGGTAAATATCTGGAGAACCAGAAACTGCCTTCCCGTAAGGTTAACGAAATCGATAACCGTGGGAGCAGTTTTTATCTTGCTTTGTACTGGGCTCAGGCTCTGGCTGAACAGAATGACGATGTCGCGCTTAAGTCCCGTTTTGAGTCGGTGGCAAAAGCACTGACCAAAAATTCTGCAAAAATTGACCAGGAGTTGCTCTCCGCTCAAGGGTCACCGGTCGATGTGGGTGGGTATTTCCGCCCGGATCCGGTTAAAGCCAGCCAGGCTATGCGGCCGAGTGCAACATTTAACGCAATCATAGATAGCATGTAA
- a CDS encoding DUF4398 domain-containing protein, translated as MQMLKPLLPIFMLIMLVIGGCARPPLDRLEDVRSIVAHAYASGAAEYAPGEYQLASSALQAAEQQLKDKDYRRAQRTLDLAQRYSAEALSLTIDIKKKLTQEQTRIAEQKRLEQIERERQLEEERQRRIAQELALKKQQEIEERKRKEAEARKEKLKTAIVEKKKEPEPVPEKPELLDEVEVQVGETLATIAAKPEVYDDPLLWPLIYKANRDQIKDPKEIFVGQDLTIPRDKTKEEIDAARQEARALNLF; from the coding sequence ATGCAGATGTTAAAACCTCTGTTGCCGATATTTATGTTGATCATGCTTGTCATCGGAGGTTGTGCAAGACCTCCGCTTGACAGGCTTGAAGATGTCAGGAGCATTGTTGCCCATGCCTATGCTTCAGGTGCAGCTGAGTATGCGCCTGGAGAGTATCAACTGGCCAGCAGTGCTCTGCAGGCGGCTGAACAGCAACTGAAAGACAAGGATTATCGACGAGCGCAAAGAACGCTGGATTTGGCTCAGCGCTATTCTGCAGAAGCGTTGAGCTTGACTATTGACATCAAAAAAAAATTAACCCAAGAACAGACGCGGATTGCCGAACAGAAACGTCTTGAACAGATTGAGCGTGAACGGCAGCTTGAAGAAGAGCGGCAACGGCGCATAGCGCAGGAACTAGCTCTTAAAAAACAGCAGGAAATTGAAGAGCGCAAACGCAAAGAGGCCGAAGCACGTAAAGAAAAGCTCAAGACCGCGATCGTTGAGAAGAAAAAAGAGCCTGAACCAGTTCCGGAAAAGCCTGAGCTGTTGGATGAAGTGGAAGTGCAAGTTGGTGAGACCTTGGCAACGATTGCTGCCAAACCCGAGGTTTATGATGACCCATTGCTCTGGCCATTGATTTACAAAGCAAATCGTGACCAAATTAAAGATCCCAAGGAAATTTTTGTTGGCCAGGACCTAACGATTCCACGGGATAAAACAAAAGAAGAAATCGACGCTGCTCGACAGGAGGCACGGGCTCTAAATTTATTCTGA
- the aspS gene encoding aspartate--tRNA ligase yields MNDKLGDWKRSHRCGELTAEHVGQDVCVMGWVQRRRDHGGLIFIDLRDRTGIVQLALDPDRDSASHEKAEQVRNEFVIAARGKVSPRPEGTVNPKMKTGEVEIEITELLILNRSETPPFMLDEYTDVAEIIRLKYRFLDLRRPALQNNLMMRHLVAKTVRNYLDGQGFLEIETPVLTKSTPEGARDYLVPSRVNLGKFYALPQSPQLFKQLLMVAGFDRYFQIVKCFRDEDLRADRQPEFTQIDCEMSFVKRDDVMTVMEGMVSEIFQAAIGVKVSLPIARLSYAEALHRFGVDNPDLRFGLELVDITAQVAGSQFKVFADVAANQGLVKALNAKGCARFSRKELDDLTDFAKIYGAKGLAWVKVTEDGWQSPIAKFFTVEELASLNAALEAEVGDLLLFMADTPAIANEALGRLRGHLGQKLGLASKEDYKFVWITDFPLLEWDAEEQRHVAVHHPFTAPLEEDIPLLDSDPGKARAQAYDLVLNGSEVGGGSVRIHDQAVQSRMFDLLGIGEEEAREKFGFLLDALSFGAPPHGGIAFGLDRLMMILTGADSIRDVIAFPKTQKATCLLSDAPNEVAEKQLRELGIRLRTKQNG; encoded by the coding sequence TTGAACGATAAACTTGGTGACTGGAAAAGATCTCATCGTTGTGGTGAACTGACGGCTGAACATGTCGGCCAGGATGTTTGTGTCATGGGATGGGTGCAACGGCGTCGCGATCATGGCGGTTTGATCTTCATTGATCTGCGTGATCGGACGGGCATAGTTCAGCTTGCCCTCGACCCTGATCGGGACTCCGCTTCCCATGAAAAAGCCGAGCAGGTTCGTAACGAGTTTGTCATTGCCGCTCGTGGGAAAGTTTCACCGCGGCCGGAAGGCACGGTCAACCCCAAGATGAAAACTGGAGAGGTCGAAATTGAGATTACCGAACTGTTAATTCTCAATCGTTCTGAGACCCCGCCTTTTATGCTCGACGAATATACTGATGTTGCAGAGATTATTCGTTTGAAATATCGCTTTTTGGATTTGCGCCGACCAGCGTTGCAGAACAACCTGATGATGCGCCACCTGGTTGCCAAAACCGTTCGCAATTATCTTGACGGTCAAGGTTTCCTCGAAATTGAAACGCCGGTTCTGACCAAGAGTACTCCTGAAGGAGCTCGTGATTATCTGGTGCCGAGTCGAGTCAATCTTGGAAAATTTTACGCTCTGCCCCAGTCTCCTCAGCTGTTTAAGCAGCTGTTGATGGTGGCGGGTTTTGACCGTTATTTTCAGATCGTCAAATGTTTTCGCGACGAAGATCTTCGGGCGGACCGCCAGCCTGAATTTACTCAGATTGATTGCGAGATGAGCTTTGTCAAGCGCGACGATGTGATGACTGTCATGGAAGGCATGGTGTCTGAAATTTTCCAAGCCGCTATTGGCGTCAAGGTCAGCCTGCCGATCGCACGGTTGTCTTATGCTGAAGCACTGCACCGTTTCGGAGTCGATAACCCGGATTTGCGCTTCGGGCTCGAATTGGTGGATATCACGGCACAGGTTGCCGGTTCACAGTTTAAGGTTTTTGCCGATGTCGCCGCCAACCAGGGGCTGGTTAAAGCGCTTAATGCCAAAGGGTGTGCACGATTCTCCCGGAAAGAACTCGATGACCTGACCGATTTCGCTAAGATCTATGGCGCTAAAGGCTTGGCCTGGGTCAAAGTGACCGAGGATGGCTGGCAGTCACCGATTGCTAAATTTTTTACCGTCGAAGAGCTTGCCTCTTTGAACGCTGCGCTGGAAGCCGAAGTCGGTGACCTGTTGTTGTTCATGGCCGATACTCCAGCAATTGCCAACGAGGCCCTTGGCCGGTTGCGTGGACATCTGGGGCAGAAACTCGGCCTGGCCAGCAAGGAAGATTATAAATTTGTCTGGATAACCGATTTTCCGCTTCTTGAATGGGATGCTGAAGAGCAACGTCATGTTGCCGTTCACCATCCTTTTACTGCGCCGCTTGAAGAGGATATCCCGCTGCTTGACAGCGATCCGGGCAAAGCCCGTGCGCAAGCTTATGATCTGGTCCTTAACGGGTCGGAAGTTGGCGGGGGGAGTGTCAGGATCCATGATCAGGCAGTGCAGTCGAGAATGTTTGACCTGCTGGGGATCGGTGAAGAAGAGGCCCGGGAAAAATTCGGGTTCCTGCTGGATGCCTTGAGCTTTGGAGCTCCACCGCATGGCGGGATCGCCTTTGGTCTGGATCGGCTGATGATGATCCTGACCGGCGCCGATTCTATTCGCGATGTTATCGCGTTTCCCAAAACCCAGAAGGCAACCTGTCTGTTATCAGATGCGCCCAATGAGGTTGCGGAGAAACAGCTTCGCGAATTGGGGATTCGCCTGCGTACCAAGCAGAACGGATGA